A stretch of the Erinaceus europaeus chromosome 1, mEriEur2.1, whole genome shotgun sequence genome encodes the following:
- the SLC52A3 gene encoding solute carrier family 52, riboflavin transporter, member 3 produces the protein MALLIHLLVCTFGMGSWVAINGLWVELPLLVAELPEGWYLPSYLTVVIQLANIGPLLVTLLHHFQPGCLPEVPIIFAVLGVGTIACTLFAFLWNVTSWVLGGHHSIAFLALTFFLALVDCTSSVTFLPFMSRLSAYYLTTYFVGEGLSGLIPALVALAQGSGLTTCVSINKTSDNTSSSDTTMKTYIPQGVNSTLEFDFTGTESSMESHYLPPNFSPFIFFLLLSFMMVCCLVAFFLLQRQPRNWETSIEDLLTSQVTLHSIRPREDNDLGPPGSADSIKGQEHLEEKVATHHPAQLTFIYILVAFVNALTNGVLPSVQTYSCLSYGPIAYHLSATLSSMANPLACFLAMFLPKRSLPFLGGITVLGTSFGAYNMAMAVMSPCPLMQGYWIGEVLIVISWILFNGCLSYVKVMLGVILRDLSRSALLWCGAAVQLGSLLGALLMFPLVNVFRLFSSADLCNLHCLA, from the exons ATGGCCCTCCTAATTCACTTGCTGGTCTGCACCTTTGGGATGGGATCCTGGGTGGCCATCAATGGGCTCTGGGTGGAGCTGCCCCTGCTGGTGGCAGAGCTGCCTGAGGGTTGGTACCTGCCATCCTATCTCACAGTGGTCATCCAACTGGCCAACATTGGTCCCCTCCTGGTCACCCTGCTCCATCACTTCCAGCCTGGATGCCTTCCAGAGGTGCCTATCATCTTTGCTGTGCTGGGTGTGGGCACCATTGCCTGTACCCTCTTTGCTTTCCTCTGGAATGTCACCTCCTGGGTACTGGGTGGCCATCACAGCATCGCCTTCTTGGCCCTCACGTTTTTCCTGGCCCTAGTAGACTGCACTTCTTCTGTCACCTTCCTGCCCTTCATGAGTCGACTGTCCGCCTACTACCTCACCACCTACTTTGTGGGTGAAGGACTCAGTGGTCTGATACCCGCCCTGGTGGCTCTCGCCCAAGGCTCAGGTCTCACCACCTGTGTCAGCATCAACAAGACATCAGACAACACCTCAAGTTCTGATACCACCATGAAGACCTACATCCCACAG GGAGTCAACAGCACTTTGGAATTTGACTTCACTGGGACAGAGTCCTCCATGGAGAGCCACTACCTCCCCCCCAACTTCTCGCccttcatcttcttcctcctgctctccTTCATGATGGTCTGCTGCCTCGTcgctttctttctcctccagcgtcAACCCAGGAATTGGGAAACTTCCATAGAAGACCTGCTTACTTCTCAGGTTACCCTGCATTCCATCCGGCCCCGGGAAGACAATGATCTGGGCCCCCCAGGATCAGCAGACAGCATTAAGGGCCAGGAGCATCTagaagaaaaagtggccacccaccacccagcccaactgACCTTCATCTACATCCTGGTTGCCTTTGTGAACGCGCTCACCAACGGTGTGCTGCCCTCCGTGCAGACCTACTCCTGCCTATCCTATGGGCCCATTGCCTACCACCTGTCTGCCACTCTCAGCTCCATGGCCAACCCTCTTGCCTGCTTCCTCGCCATGTTCTTGCCTAAGAG GTCCTTGCCATTCCTGGGGGGCATCACAGTGCTTGGGACCAGCTTTGGGGCTTACAACATGGCAATGGCAGTGATGAGCCCCTGTCCCCTCATGCAAGGCTACTGGATTGGAGAAGTCCTCATT GTGATTTCATGGATACTGTTCAATGGCTGTCTGAGCTATGTCAAAGTGATGCTGGGAGTGATCCTGCGTGACCTGAGCCGCAGTGCCCTCTTGTGGTGCGGAGCGGCAGTGCAGCTGGGCTCACTGCTTGGAGCGCTTCTAATGTTCCCGCTGGTCAACGTGTTCAGGCTCTTCTCTTCTGCTGATTTATGCAACCTGCATTGTTTGGCCTAG